One Candidatus Devosia phytovorans genomic window carries:
- a CDS encoding DUF2093 domain-containing protein — MNIFDKSFSPTEATVRYLDGDYVVIKPGTFVRCAITQRPIPLDELFYWSVDRQEPYADAVAAHTAFERFGRGA, encoded by the coding sequence ATGAACATCTTCGACAAGAGTTTTTCACCCACCGAGGCGACGGTGCGCTATCTCGATGGCGACTATGTCGTGATCAAGCCCGGCACATTCGTGCGCTGCGCCATCACCCAGCGCCCCATTCCGCTCGATGAGCTGTTCTATTGGAGCGTCGACCGGCAGGAGCCCTATGCTGATGCCGTCGCGGCACATACCGCCTTCGAGCGGTTCGGCCGCGGAGCCTGA
- a CDS encoding DUF4170 domain-containing protein, translating into MANETAPKQLLHLVIGGELSSLEGVTFTDLDKVDIVGLYPNYAAAYAVWKQKAQMTVDNAHTRYFIVHLHRLMDPETSKI; encoded by the coding sequence ATGGCTAACGAAACCGCGCCCAAGCAACTCCTTCACCTCGTGATCGGCGGCGAATTGTCCAGCCTTGAAGGCGTGACCTTCACCGATCTCGACAAGGTCGACATCGTCGGTCTCTATCCCAATTATGCCGCTGCCTATGCGGTGTGGAAGCAGAAGGCCCAGATGACCGTGGACAATGCGCATACGCGCTATTTCATCGTCCACCTGCACCGCCTGATGGACCCTGAAACCAGCAAGATCTGA
- a CDS encoding 3'(2'),5'-bisphosphate nucleotidase CysQ, translating into MPVPATTYSDDLELLRTSAVAAGIIACSFFKRPVKSWDKENSSPVSEADILVDRYLANALLQARPDYGWLSEETADNPSRLDCERVFVVDPIDGTRGFLRGEDSWTVSLAVVENGVPVAGVVYAPVRDEMYDAVRGEGARLNGRAIQRSRRAGDAPIIPAAGAVHQEMQAAGLHYTRGPYYPSLAYRLVQVATGKLDAVANRRGSQDWDIAAATLILDECGVDIADVCAGFPRFNRRDVRHGALAALSDMSLKPLVHAALIKVYGCPAPETGDAELSTPETTDQTDG; encoded by the coding sequence ATGCCCGTTCCAGCGACCACTTATAGCGATGATCTCGAACTGCTCCGCACCTCTGCGGTGGCAGCGGGCATCATCGCCTGCAGCTTCTTCAAGCGGCCGGTCAAGAGCTGGGACAAGGAGAATTCATCCCCGGTCAGCGAAGCCGACATTCTCGTCGACCGCTATCTCGCCAATGCCCTGCTGCAGGCGCGGCCCGACTATGGCTGGCTGAGCGAGGAAACCGCCGACAATCCCAGTCGCCTCGATTGCGAACGCGTCTTCGTCGTCGACCCGATCGATGGCACGCGCGGCTTCCTGCGCGGCGAGGACAGCTGGACGGTGTCGCTGGCGGTGGTCGAGAACGGCGTGCCGGTGGCTGGCGTTGTCTATGCCCCCGTGCGCGATGAAATGTATGACGCAGTCCGCGGCGAGGGCGCCCGGCTCAATGGCCGCGCCATCCAGCGCAGCCGCCGCGCCGGCGATGCCCCCATCATTCCCGCTGCCGGCGCCGTGCATCAGGAAATGCAGGCGGCAGGGCTCCATTATACACGCGGTCCCTATTATCCCTCGCTCGCCTACCGCCTCGTCCAGGTGGCGACAGGCAAGCTCGATGCGGTGGCCAACCGCCGCGGCAGCCAGGATTGGGATATTGCTGCCGCGACGCTGATCCTTGACGAATGTGGCGTCGATATCGCCGATGTGTGCGCCGGCTTCCCCCGTTTCAACAGACGAGATGTGCGTCACGGGGCGCTTGCGGCGCTCAGCGATATGAGCCTAAAACCCCTCGTTCATGCGGCGTTGATCAAGGTCTATGGCTGTCCAGCCCCCGAGACCGGCGACGCAGAATTGTCCACCCCAGAAACGACGGACCAGACCGATGGCTAA
- a CDS encoding DUF6101 family protein, with the protein MVHGVAMEGTSVVLAFGRPTLTDRRFVAANDNGPRDPVKTVTVRRMLEQSGVAIKVKVPVTEFIGVAVATSISEDGVLTSMIELVHSDSELNYRVFEEEGNHSVVAEWQNWGKKLRLPLFIKAGDGAYMPYSQQVDGVAVGNTASRRKLVAEANRRPRFLNRRQPGSQPDA; encoded by the coding sequence ATGGTTCATGGTGTTGCGATGGAAGGGACGTCTGTCGTACTCGCTTTTGGCCGGCCCACGCTGACAGATCGTCGCTTTGTGGCTGCCAATGACAATGGCCCGCGAGATCCCGTAAAGACCGTAACCGTACGCCGCATGCTCGAGCAGAGCGGCGTGGCCATCAAGGTCAAGGTTCCGGTAACAGAATTCATCGGCGTGGCCGTGGCCACGAGCATTTCCGAGGACGGCGTTTTGACCAGCATGATCGAGCTGGTGCATTCCGACAGCGAGCTGAATTATCGCGTCTTCGAGGAAGAGGGCAATCACAGCGTCGTTGCCGAATGGCAGAACTGGGGCAAGAAGCTTCGCCTGCCGCTGTTCATCAAGGCCGGCGATGGCGCCTATATGCCCTATAGCCAGCAGGTCGATGGCGTCGCCGTGGGCAATACGGCCTCGCGCCGGAAGCTCGTCGCGGAAGCCAATCGCCGCCCCCGCTTCCTCAACCGCCGCCAGCCGGGCAGCCAGCCCGACGCATAA
- the ubiA gene encoding 4-hydroxybenzoate octaprenyltransferase, translated as MTDTPPGTVADAQSGNLVDRHAPAWLKPYARLARWDRPIGIWLLFWPCIWGLGLAAVSAPERGFDWIAAILMFVGATLMRGAGCTFNDIVDRDIDNKVARTRSRPIPSGQVTAREALYFMIAQALLASVILFQFNRFTVWACVASLVLVAIYPFMKRITWWPQAFLGLAFSYGALVGWSSQTGGLGWAPVLLYAGTILWVIGYDTLYALQDIEDDALIGVKSTARLFGAHVKPVVAVLYVGAFLLWLTAALLVGANLVFATLSLVAAAILAWQVMTIDASGPENPRARFYSNHYVGIVLSLALLAEWVW; from the coding sequence ATGACCGATACCCCTCCCGGCACTGTCGCCGATGCACAATCAGGCAATCTGGTCGATCGCCATGCGCCCGCCTGGCTGAAACCCTATGCCCGCCTCGCGCGTTGGGATCGCCCCATCGGCATCTGGCTGCTGTTCTGGCCCTGCATCTGGGGCCTCGGGCTTGCTGCCGTCAGCGCGCCGGAGCGCGGCTTCGACTGGATCGCGGCTATATTGATGTTCGTCGGCGCAACCCTGATGCGCGGCGCTGGCTGCACATTTAACGACATCGTCGACCGCGACATCGACAACAAAGTTGCTCGCACGCGCTCGCGTCCCATTCCATCGGGCCAGGTCACCGCCCGCGAGGCGCTTTATTTCATGATCGCCCAGGCGCTGCTGGCCTCGGTCATCCTTTTCCAGTTCAACCGCTTCACCGTCTGGGCCTGCGTCGCCTCGCTGGTGCTGGTCGCCATCTATCCGTTCATGAAGCGCATCACCTGGTGGCCCCAGGCTTTTCTGGGCCTCGCCTTTTCCTATGGCGCGCTGGTCGGCTGGTCCTCGCAGACCGGCGGCCTCGGCTGGGCCCCGGTGCTGCTCTATGCCGGCACCATCCTCTGGGTCATCGGCTACGACACGCTTTATGCGCTGCAGGATATCGAGGACGACGCCCTTATCGGTGTTAAATCCACGGCACGGCTGTTTGGGGCGCATGTGAAGCCGGTGGTCGCGGTGCTTTATGTCGGCGCGTTTCTGCTCTGGCTCACCGCGGCGCTGCTCGTCGGTGCCAATCTGGTTTTCGCCACGCTGTCGCTGGTTGCCGCGGCGATCCTTGCCTGGCAGGTCATGACCATCGATGCATCAGGCCCGGAAAACCCGCGGGCCCGCTTCTACAGCAACCACTATGTGGGGATCGTCTTGTCGCTGGCGCTGTTGGCGGAGTGGGTTTGGTAG
- a CDS encoding 16S rRNA (uracil(1498)-N(3))-methyltransferase, with the protein MPRSHSTLPRLYVEPDLAGGRQLALGKEQSLYLAAVLRKAVGDEVVVFNGRDGAWLSRLASDSKKSVVLDLVEQIAGQTPVSDLWYGFAPLKTERLDYVIQKAVEMGAGTIQPVLTRFTQVSRLKHDKLVANAIEAAEQCEVLSVPTVETEVTLERLLDAWPEDRALVFADEGAASSSPVEALGALKGRKVGVLIGPEGGFSDEERAKLRALPYVVPISLGPRILRADTASVAALAVIQAIIGDWR; encoded by the coding sequence ATGCCACGTAGCCATTCCACCCTGCCCCGCCTTTATGTCGAGCCTGATCTTGCCGGAGGCCGCCAACTGGCGCTTGGCAAGGAACAGTCACTCTATCTCGCCGCAGTGCTGCGCAAGGCCGTGGGCGACGAGGTGGTGGTGTTCAATGGACGCGATGGGGCGTGGCTGTCGCGGCTCGCCAGCGATTCGAAAAAATCGGTGGTGCTGGACCTCGTCGAACAGATTGCCGGCCAAACGCCGGTGTCGGACCTCTGGTATGGTTTTGCCCCGCTCAAGACCGAGCGGCTGGATTATGTGATCCAGAAGGCTGTGGAAATGGGCGCCGGGACGATCCAGCCGGTGCTGACCCGCTTCACCCAGGTCAGCCGGCTCAAGCATGACAAGCTCGTGGCCAATGCGATCGAGGCGGCAGAGCAATGCGAAGTGCTGAGCGTGCCCACAGTGGAAACGGAAGTCACGCTGGAACGGCTGCTCGATGCCTGGCCGGAGGATCGGGCGCTGGTGTTTGCCGATGAGGGCGCGGCCTCGTCTTCGCCGGTCGAGGCGCTCGGCGCGCTCAAAGGCCGCAAGGTGGGCGTTCTGATCGGACCGGAGGGCGGGTTTTCCGACGAGGAACGCGCAAAGCTGCGCGCCCTGCCCTATGTCGTGCCGATCAGTCTGGGGCCCCGAATCCTGCGGGCTGATACGGCATCGGTCGCGGCGCTGGCAGTTATTCAGGCTATCATCGGTGATTGGCGATAA